In Catharus ustulatus isolate bCatUst1 chromosome 29, bCatUst1.pri.v2, whole genome shotgun sequence, the following are encoded in one genomic region:
- the LOC117008512 gene encoding mitochondrial uncoupling protein 3-like isoform X3 — translation MSFQVRGMLLEAGVARSPWKDHCFAKELTITVQQGCRSALEPGRKTRQEPAGEECRCQAALSGARGLEQRWLQGVRSTGSRSCASPSATMVGLKPPEVPPTITMKFISAGMAGCIADLCTFPLDTAKVRLQIQGEVRIPRTISSVEYRGVLGTLSTMVRTEGARSLYRGLAAGLQRQMGFSSISIGLYDPVKQLYTPKGAENTGVGTRILAGCTTGAVAVACAQPTDVVKVRFQASAALSDSAPRYSSTVDAYRTIAREEGIRGLWRGTLPNIARNVIINCGELVTYDIIKDALLRAQLMADNVPCHFVAAFGAGFCATVVASPVDVVKTRYMNSSPGQYSNVLSCLLALLTQDGPAGLYKGAIVLALRVTPVKLTFSITFGAPNNFPLISNYSDPAGAGDKSLALHGQGSRPVSESQHGPDVLDMVDVLIEGSDGFDEAIGFSLSEDMIIQTFPFSAVVPAALEARNILLLQSENGTGR, via the exons ATGAGCTTCCAAGTCAGAGGAatgctgctggaagctggggTGGCCAGGAGCCCATGGAAAGATCACTGCTTTGCCAAGGAATTGACTATCACCGTGCAGCAGGG GTGTAGGTCAGCACTGGAGCCGGGCAGGAAAACAAGGCAGGAGCCAGCTGGAGAGGAGTGTCGGTGCCAGGCAGCTTTGTCTGGAGCCCGAGGGCTGGAGCAAAGGTGGCTTCAGGGTGTCAGGAGCACTGGAAGTCGCTCTTGTGCAAG cccctctgccaccaTGGTGGGTCTGAAGCCCCCCGAGGTGCCCCCGACGATCACCATGAAGTTCATCAGCGCGGGGATGGCCGGCTGCATCGCTGACCTGTGCACCTTTCCCCTGGACACCGCCAAAGTGCGGCTGCAG ATCCAGGGCGAGGTGAGGATCCCCCGGACCATCAGCTCCGTGGAGTACCGGGGTGTTCTGGGGACGCTGAGCACCATGGTGAGGACAGAGGGAGCTCGCAGCCTCTACCGAGGGCTGGCGGCCGGGCTGCAGCGCCAGATGGGCTTCTCCTCCATCAGCATCGGGCTCTACGACCCTGTGAAGCAGCTCTACACCCCCAAGGGTGCTGAGA ACACAGGCGTGGGCACACGGATCCTGGCTGGCTGCACCACGGGGGCTGTGGCCGTGGCCTGTGCGCAGCCCACCGACGTGGTCAAGGTGCGGTTCCAGGCCAGCGCGGCCCTGTCGGACAGCGCGCCCCGctacagcagcactgtggaCGCCTACCGCACCATCGCCAGGGAGGAGGGGATCCGCGGGCTCTGGAGAG GAACGCTGCCCAACATCGCCCGCAACGTCATCATCAACTGCGGGGAGCTCGTCACCTACGACATCATCAAGGACGCGCTGCTGCGggcacagctcatggcag ACAACGTCCCGTGCCACTTCGTGGCCGCCTTTGGCGCCGGGTTCTGTGCCACAGTGGTGGCATCGCCGGTGGACGTGGTGAAGACGCGGTACATGAACTCCAGCCCCGGGCAGTACAGCAACGTCCTGAGCtgcctcctggccctgctcacgCAGGATGGCCCCGCCGGCCTCTACAAGGG GGCCATTGTCCTAGCTCTACGTGTGACACCAGTCAAGCTGACATTCTCTATCACTTTTGGTGCACCGAACAACTTCCCATTGATCTCTAATTATTCAG atcctgctggagctggtgacAAATCCCTAGCCCTACATGGACAAGGCAGCAGACCTGTTTCAGAAAGCCAGCATGGTCCAG ATGTCCTGGATATGGTGGATGTCCTGATTGAGGGCAGTGATGGCTTTGATGAAGCAATTGGGTTCTCTTTAAGTGAAGACATGATTATCCAAACATTTCCCTTCAGTGCTGTTGTCCCTGCTGCCTTAGAAGCCAGGAATATACTGTTGCTTCAGTCTGAAAATGGAACAG
- the LOC117008512 gene encoding mitochondrial uncoupling protein 3-like isoform X4 — protein sequence MRNSLLEQLALCLWPLSLPLLGWDGRCRSALEPGRKTRQEPAGEECRCQAALSGARGLEQRWLQGVRSTGSRSCASPSATMVGLKPPEVPPTITMKFISAGMAGCIADLCTFPLDTAKVRLQIQGEVRIPRTISSVEYRGVLGTLSTMVRTEGARSLYRGLAAGLQRQMGFSSISIGLYDPVKQLYTPKGAENTGVGTRILAGCTTGAVAVACAQPTDVVKVRFQASAALSDSAPRYSSTVDAYRTIAREEGIRGLWRGTLPNIARNVIINCGELVTYDIIKDALLRAQLMADNVPCHFVAAFGAGFCATVVASPVDVVKTRYMNSSPGQYSNVLSCLLALLTQDGPAGLYKGAIVLALRVTPVKLTFSITFGAPNNFPLISNYSDPAGAGDKSLALHGQGSRPVSESQHGPDVLDMVDVLIEGSDGFDEAIGFSLSEDMIIQTFPFSAVVPAALEARNILLLQSENGTGR from the exons ATGCGTAATTCACTGCTGGAACAGCTTGCCCTGTGTCTGTggcccctttccctgcccttgcTGGGTTGGGATGGCAG GTGTAGGTCAGCACTGGAGCCGGGCAGGAAAACAAGGCAGGAGCCAGCTGGAGAGGAGTGTCGGTGCCAGGCAGCTTTGTCTGGAGCCCGAGGGCTGGAGCAAAGGTGGCTTCAGGGTGTCAGGAGCACTGGAAGTCGCTCTTGTGCAAG cccctctgccaccaTGGTGGGTCTGAAGCCCCCCGAGGTGCCCCCGACGATCACCATGAAGTTCATCAGCGCGGGGATGGCCGGCTGCATCGCTGACCTGTGCACCTTTCCCCTGGACACCGCCAAAGTGCGGCTGCAG ATCCAGGGCGAGGTGAGGATCCCCCGGACCATCAGCTCCGTGGAGTACCGGGGTGTTCTGGGGACGCTGAGCACCATGGTGAGGACAGAGGGAGCTCGCAGCCTCTACCGAGGGCTGGCGGCCGGGCTGCAGCGCCAGATGGGCTTCTCCTCCATCAGCATCGGGCTCTACGACCCTGTGAAGCAGCTCTACACCCCCAAGGGTGCTGAGA ACACAGGCGTGGGCACACGGATCCTGGCTGGCTGCACCACGGGGGCTGTGGCCGTGGCCTGTGCGCAGCCCACCGACGTGGTCAAGGTGCGGTTCCAGGCCAGCGCGGCCCTGTCGGACAGCGCGCCCCGctacagcagcactgtggaCGCCTACCGCACCATCGCCAGGGAGGAGGGGATCCGCGGGCTCTGGAGAG GAACGCTGCCCAACATCGCCCGCAACGTCATCATCAACTGCGGGGAGCTCGTCACCTACGACATCATCAAGGACGCGCTGCTGCGggcacagctcatggcag ACAACGTCCCGTGCCACTTCGTGGCCGCCTTTGGCGCCGGGTTCTGTGCCACAGTGGTGGCATCGCCGGTGGACGTGGTGAAGACGCGGTACATGAACTCCAGCCCCGGGCAGTACAGCAACGTCCTGAGCtgcctcctggccctgctcacgCAGGATGGCCCCGCCGGCCTCTACAAGGG GGCCATTGTCCTAGCTCTACGTGTGACACCAGTCAAGCTGACATTCTCTATCACTTTTGGTGCACCGAACAACTTCCCATTGATCTCTAATTATTCAG atcctgctggagctggtgacAAATCCCTAGCCCTACATGGACAAGGCAGCAGACCTGTTTCAGAAAGCCAGCATGGTCCAG ATGTCCTGGATATGGTGGATGTCCTGATTGAGGGCAGTGATGGCTTTGATGAAGCAATTGGGTTCTCTTTAAGTGAAGACATGATTATCCAAACATTTCCCTTCAGTGCTGTTGTCCCTGCTGCCTTAGAAGCCAGGAATATACTGTTGCTTCAGTCTGAAAATGGAACAG
- the LOC117008512 gene encoding mitochondrial uncoupling protein 3-like isoform X1 — MEIIKAKKEVVLMRTVLRVYQHKLAQKETCESFPDDSSEDPVEGSESSIKPKIPLSDPVVVPNFFLPPQEMEASMRLLSTSSHPSASPEGCRSALEPGRKTRQEPAGEECRCQAALSGARGLEQRWLQGVRSTGSRSCASPSATMVGLKPPEVPPTITMKFISAGMAGCIADLCTFPLDTAKVRLQIQGEVRIPRTISSVEYRGVLGTLSTMVRTEGARSLYRGLAAGLQRQMGFSSISIGLYDPVKQLYTPKGAENTGVGTRILAGCTTGAVAVACAQPTDVVKVRFQASAALSDSAPRYSSTVDAYRTIAREEGIRGLWRGTLPNIARNVIINCGELVTYDIIKDALLRAQLMADNVPCHFVAAFGAGFCATVVASPVDVVKTRYMNSSPGQYSNVLSCLLALLTQDGPAGLYKGAIVLALRVTPVKLTFSITFGAPNNFPLISNYSDPAGAGDKSLALHGQGSRPVSESQHGPDVLDMVDVLIEGSDGFDEAIGFSLSEDMIIQTFPFSAVVPAALEARNILLLQSENGTGR, encoded by the exons ATGGAGATCATCAAAGCAAAGAAGGAAGTGGTTCTGATGAGAACTGTGTTGAGAGTGTATCAGCACAAGCTGGCTCAGAAAGAAACATGTGAGAGCTTCCCTGATGACAGCAGTGAAGACCCAGTGGAAGGCTCAGAAAGCTCCATcaaaccaaaaatcccttt ATCTGATCCTGTTGTTGTTCCCAACTTCTTCCTTCCACCCCAGGAGATGGAAGCCTCCATGAGACTGCTCAGCACTTCCTCTCATCCCTCTGCATCTCCAGAGGG GTGTAGGTCAGCACTGGAGCCGGGCAGGAAAACAAGGCAGGAGCCAGCTGGAGAGGAGTGTCGGTGCCAGGCAGCTTTGTCTGGAGCCCGAGGGCTGGAGCAAAGGTGGCTTCAGGGTGTCAGGAGCACTGGAAGTCGCTCTTGTGCAAG cccctctgccaccaTGGTGGGTCTGAAGCCCCCCGAGGTGCCCCCGACGATCACCATGAAGTTCATCAGCGCGGGGATGGCCGGCTGCATCGCTGACCTGTGCACCTTTCCCCTGGACACCGCCAAAGTGCGGCTGCAG ATCCAGGGCGAGGTGAGGATCCCCCGGACCATCAGCTCCGTGGAGTACCGGGGTGTTCTGGGGACGCTGAGCACCATGGTGAGGACAGAGGGAGCTCGCAGCCTCTACCGAGGGCTGGCGGCCGGGCTGCAGCGCCAGATGGGCTTCTCCTCCATCAGCATCGGGCTCTACGACCCTGTGAAGCAGCTCTACACCCCCAAGGGTGCTGAGA ACACAGGCGTGGGCACACGGATCCTGGCTGGCTGCACCACGGGGGCTGTGGCCGTGGCCTGTGCGCAGCCCACCGACGTGGTCAAGGTGCGGTTCCAGGCCAGCGCGGCCCTGTCGGACAGCGCGCCCCGctacagcagcactgtggaCGCCTACCGCACCATCGCCAGGGAGGAGGGGATCCGCGGGCTCTGGAGAG GAACGCTGCCCAACATCGCCCGCAACGTCATCATCAACTGCGGGGAGCTCGTCACCTACGACATCATCAAGGACGCGCTGCTGCGggcacagctcatggcag ACAACGTCCCGTGCCACTTCGTGGCCGCCTTTGGCGCCGGGTTCTGTGCCACAGTGGTGGCATCGCCGGTGGACGTGGTGAAGACGCGGTACATGAACTCCAGCCCCGGGCAGTACAGCAACGTCCTGAGCtgcctcctggccctgctcacgCAGGATGGCCCCGCCGGCCTCTACAAGGG GGCCATTGTCCTAGCTCTACGTGTGACACCAGTCAAGCTGACATTCTCTATCACTTTTGGTGCACCGAACAACTTCCCATTGATCTCTAATTATTCAG atcctgctggagctggtgacAAATCCCTAGCCCTACATGGACAAGGCAGCAGACCTGTTTCAGAAAGCCAGCATGGTCCAG ATGTCCTGGATATGGTGGATGTCCTGATTGAGGGCAGTGATGGCTTTGATGAAGCAATTGGGTTCTCTTTAAGTGAAGACATGATTATCCAAACATTTCCCTTCAGTGCTGTTGTCCCTGCTGCCTTAGAAGCCAGGAATATACTGTTGCTTCAGTCTGAAAATGGAACAG
- the LOC117008512 gene encoding mitochondrial uncoupling protein 3-like isoform X11 — translation MVGLKPPEVPPTITMKFISAGMAGCIADLCTFPLDTAKVRLQIQGEVRIPRTISSVEYRGVLGTLSTMVRTEGARSLYRGLAAGLQRQMGFSSISIGLYDPVKQLYTPKGAENTGVGTRILAGCTTGAVAVACAQPTDVVKVRFQASAALSDSAPRYSSTVDAYRTIAREEGIRGLWRGTLPNIARNVIINCGELVTYDIIKDALLRAQLMADNVPCHFVAAFGAGFCATVVASPVDVVKTRYMNSSPGQYSNVLSCLLALLTQDGPAGLYKGAIVLALRVTPVKLTFSITFGAPNNFPLISNYSDPAGAGDKSLALHGQGSRPVSESQHGPDVLDMVDVLIEGSDGFDEAIGFSLSEDMIIQTFPFSAVVPAALEARNILLLQSENGTGR, via the exons aTGGTGGGTCTGAAGCCCCCCGAGGTGCCCCCGACGATCACCATGAAGTTCATCAGCGCGGGGATGGCCGGCTGCATCGCTGACCTGTGCACCTTTCCCCTGGACACCGCCAAAGTGCGGCTGCAG ATCCAGGGCGAGGTGAGGATCCCCCGGACCATCAGCTCCGTGGAGTACCGGGGTGTTCTGGGGACGCTGAGCACCATGGTGAGGACAGAGGGAGCTCGCAGCCTCTACCGAGGGCTGGCGGCCGGGCTGCAGCGCCAGATGGGCTTCTCCTCCATCAGCATCGGGCTCTACGACCCTGTGAAGCAGCTCTACACCCCCAAGGGTGCTGAGA ACACAGGCGTGGGCACACGGATCCTGGCTGGCTGCACCACGGGGGCTGTGGCCGTGGCCTGTGCGCAGCCCACCGACGTGGTCAAGGTGCGGTTCCAGGCCAGCGCGGCCCTGTCGGACAGCGCGCCCCGctacagcagcactgtggaCGCCTACCGCACCATCGCCAGGGAGGAGGGGATCCGCGGGCTCTGGAGAG GAACGCTGCCCAACATCGCCCGCAACGTCATCATCAACTGCGGGGAGCTCGTCACCTACGACATCATCAAGGACGCGCTGCTGCGggcacagctcatggcag ACAACGTCCCGTGCCACTTCGTGGCCGCCTTTGGCGCCGGGTTCTGTGCCACAGTGGTGGCATCGCCGGTGGACGTGGTGAAGACGCGGTACATGAACTCCAGCCCCGGGCAGTACAGCAACGTCCTGAGCtgcctcctggccctgctcacgCAGGATGGCCCCGCCGGCCTCTACAAGGG GGCCATTGTCCTAGCTCTACGTGTGACACCAGTCAAGCTGACATTCTCTATCACTTTTGGTGCACCGAACAACTTCCCATTGATCTCTAATTATTCAG atcctgctggagctggtgacAAATCCCTAGCCCTACATGGACAAGGCAGCAGACCTGTTTCAGAAAGCCAGCATGGTCCAG ATGTCCTGGATATGGTGGATGTCCTGATTGAGGGCAGTGATGGCTTTGATGAAGCAATTGGGTTCTCTTTAAGTGAAGACATGATTATCCAAACATTTCCCTTCAGTGCTGTTGTCCCTGCTGCCTTAGAAGCCAGGAATATACTGTTGCTTCAGTCTGAAAATGGAACAG
- the LOC117008512 gene encoding mitochondrial uncoupling protein 2-like isoform X10: MEIIKAKKEVVLMRTVLRVYQHKLAQKETCESFPDDSSEDPVEGSESSIKPKIPLSDPVVVPNFFLPPQEMEASMRLLSTSSHPSASPEGCRSALEPGRKTRQEPAGEECRCQAALSGARGLEQRWLQGVRSTGSRSCASPSATMVGLKPPEVPPTITMKFISAGMAGCIADLCTFPLDTAKVRLQIQGEVRIPRTISSVEYRGVLGTLSTMVRTEGARSLYRGLAAGLQRQMGFSSISIGLYDPVKQLYTPKGAENTGVGTRILAGCTTGAVAVACAQPTDVVKVRFQASAALSDSAPRYSSTVDAYRTIAREEGIRGLWRGTLPNIARNVIINCGELVTYDIIKDALLRAQLMADVLDMVDVLIEGSDGFDEAIGFSLSEDMIIQTFPFSAVVPAALEARNILLLQSENGTGR; this comes from the exons ATGGAGATCATCAAAGCAAAGAAGGAAGTGGTTCTGATGAGAACTGTGTTGAGAGTGTATCAGCACAAGCTGGCTCAGAAAGAAACATGTGAGAGCTTCCCTGATGACAGCAGTGAAGACCCAGTGGAAGGCTCAGAAAGCTCCATcaaaccaaaaatcccttt ATCTGATCCTGTTGTTGTTCCCAACTTCTTCCTTCCACCCCAGGAGATGGAAGCCTCCATGAGACTGCTCAGCACTTCCTCTCATCCCTCTGCATCTCCAGAGGG GTGTAGGTCAGCACTGGAGCCGGGCAGGAAAACAAGGCAGGAGCCAGCTGGAGAGGAGTGTCGGTGCCAGGCAGCTTTGTCTGGAGCCCGAGGGCTGGAGCAAAGGTGGCTTCAGGGTGTCAGGAGCACTGGAAGTCGCTCTTGTGCAAG cccctctgccaccaTGGTGGGTCTGAAGCCCCCCGAGGTGCCCCCGACGATCACCATGAAGTTCATCAGCGCGGGGATGGCCGGCTGCATCGCTGACCTGTGCACCTTTCCCCTGGACACCGCCAAAGTGCGGCTGCAG ATCCAGGGCGAGGTGAGGATCCCCCGGACCATCAGCTCCGTGGAGTACCGGGGTGTTCTGGGGACGCTGAGCACCATGGTGAGGACAGAGGGAGCTCGCAGCCTCTACCGAGGGCTGGCGGCCGGGCTGCAGCGCCAGATGGGCTTCTCCTCCATCAGCATCGGGCTCTACGACCCTGTGAAGCAGCTCTACACCCCCAAGGGTGCTGAGA ACACAGGCGTGGGCACACGGATCCTGGCTGGCTGCACCACGGGGGCTGTGGCCGTGGCCTGTGCGCAGCCCACCGACGTGGTCAAGGTGCGGTTCCAGGCCAGCGCGGCCCTGTCGGACAGCGCGCCCCGctacagcagcactgtggaCGCCTACCGCACCATCGCCAGGGAGGAGGGGATCCGCGGGCTCTGGAGAG GAACGCTGCCCAACATCGCCCGCAACGTCATCATCAACTGCGGGGAGCTCGTCACCTACGACATCATCAAGGACGCGCTGCTGCGggcacagctcatggcag ATGTCCTGGATATGGTGGATGTCCTGATTGAGGGCAGTGATGGCTTTGATGAAGCAATTGGGTTCTCTTTAAGTGAAGACATGATTATCCAAACATTTCCCTTCAGTGCTGTTGTCCCTGCTGCCTTAGAAGCCAGGAATATACTGTTGCTTCAGTCTGAAAATGGAACAG
- the LOC117008512 gene encoding mitochondrial uncoupling protein 3-like isoform X7: MEIIKAKKEVVLMRTVLRVYQHKLAQKETCESFPDDSSEDPVEGSESSIKPKIPLSDPVVVPNFFLPPQEMEASMRLLSTSSHPSASPEGCRSALEPGRKTRQEPAGEECRCQAALSGARGLEQRWLQGVRSTGSRSCASPSATMVGLKPPEVPPTITMKFISAGMAGCIADLCTFPLDTAKVRLQIQGEVRIPRTISSVEYRGVLGTLSTMVRTEGARSLYRGLAAGLQRQMGFSSISIGLYDPVKQLYTPKGAENTGVGTRILAGCTTGAVAVACAQPTDVVKVRFQASAALSDSAPRYSSTVDAYRTIAREEGIRGLWRGTLPNIARNVIINCGELVTYDIIKDALLRAQLMADNVPCHFVAAFGAGFCATVVASPVDVVKTRYMNSSPGQYSNVLSCLLALLTQDGPAGLYKGCPGYGGCPD, translated from the exons ATGGAGATCATCAAAGCAAAGAAGGAAGTGGTTCTGATGAGAACTGTGTTGAGAGTGTATCAGCACAAGCTGGCTCAGAAAGAAACATGTGAGAGCTTCCCTGATGACAGCAGTGAAGACCCAGTGGAAGGCTCAGAAAGCTCCATcaaaccaaaaatcccttt ATCTGATCCTGTTGTTGTTCCCAACTTCTTCCTTCCACCCCAGGAGATGGAAGCCTCCATGAGACTGCTCAGCACTTCCTCTCATCCCTCTGCATCTCCAGAGGG GTGTAGGTCAGCACTGGAGCCGGGCAGGAAAACAAGGCAGGAGCCAGCTGGAGAGGAGTGTCGGTGCCAGGCAGCTTTGTCTGGAGCCCGAGGGCTGGAGCAAAGGTGGCTTCAGGGTGTCAGGAGCACTGGAAGTCGCTCTTGTGCAAG cccctctgccaccaTGGTGGGTCTGAAGCCCCCCGAGGTGCCCCCGACGATCACCATGAAGTTCATCAGCGCGGGGATGGCCGGCTGCATCGCTGACCTGTGCACCTTTCCCCTGGACACCGCCAAAGTGCGGCTGCAG ATCCAGGGCGAGGTGAGGATCCCCCGGACCATCAGCTCCGTGGAGTACCGGGGTGTTCTGGGGACGCTGAGCACCATGGTGAGGACAGAGGGAGCTCGCAGCCTCTACCGAGGGCTGGCGGCCGGGCTGCAGCGCCAGATGGGCTTCTCCTCCATCAGCATCGGGCTCTACGACCCTGTGAAGCAGCTCTACACCCCCAAGGGTGCTGAGA ACACAGGCGTGGGCACACGGATCCTGGCTGGCTGCACCACGGGGGCTGTGGCCGTGGCCTGTGCGCAGCCCACCGACGTGGTCAAGGTGCGGTTCCAGGCCAGCGCGGCCCTGTCGGACAGCGCGCCCCGctacagcagcactgtggaCGCCTACCGCACCATCGCCAGGGAGGAGGGGATCCGCGGGCTCTGGAGAG GAACGCTGCCCAACATCGCCCGCAACGTCATCATCAACTGCGGGGAGCTCGTCACCTACGACATCATCAAGGACGCGCTGCTGCGggcacagctcatggcag ACAACGTCCCGTGCCACTTCGTGGCCGCCTTTGGCGCCGGGTTCTGTGCCACAGTGGTGGCATCGCCGGTGGACGTGGTGAAGACGCGGTACATGAACTCCAGCCCCGGGCAGTACAGCAACGTCCTGAGCtgcctcctggccctgctcacgCAGGATGGCCCCGCCGGCCTCTACAAGGG ATGTCCTGGATATGGTGGATGTCCTGATTGA
- the LOC117008512 gene encoding mitochondrial uncoupling protein 3-like isoform X9 yields the protein MEIIKAKKEVVLMRTVLRVYQHKLAQKETCESFPDDSSEDPVEGSESSIKPKIPLSDPVVVPNFFLPPQEMEASMRLLSTSSHPSASPEGCRSALEPGRKTRQEPAGEECRCQAALSGARGLEQRWLQGVRSTGSRSCASPSATMVGLKPPEVPPTITMKFISAGMAGCIADLCTFPLDTAKVRLQIQGEVRIPRTISSVEYRGVLGTLSTMVRTEGARSLYRGLAAGLQRQMGFSSISIGLYDPVKQLYTPKGAENTGVGTRILAGCTTGAVAVACAQPTDVVKVRFQASAALSDSAPRYSSTVDAYRTIAREEGIRGLWRGTLPNIARNVIINCGELVTYDIIKDALLRAQLMADNVPCHFVAAFGAGFCATVVASPVDVVKTRYMNSSPGQYSNVLSCLLALLTQDGPAGLYKGSCWSW from the exons ATGGAGATCATCAAAGCAAAGAAGGAAGTGGTTCTGATGAGAACTGTGTTGAGAGTGTATCAGCACAAGCTGGCTCAGAAAGAAACATGTGAGAGCTTCCCTGATGACAGCAGTGAAGACCCAGTGGAAGGCTCAGAAAGCTCCATcaaaccaaaaatcccttt ATCTGATCCTGTTGTTGTTCCCAACTTCTTCCTTCCACCCCAGGAGATGGAAGCCTCCATGAGACTGCTCAGCACTTCCTCTCATCCCTCTGCATCTCCAGAGGG GTGTAGGTCAGCACTGGAGCCGGGCAGGAAAACAAGGCAGGAGCCAGCTGGAGAGGAGTGTCGGTGCCAGGCAGCTTTGTCTGGAGCCCGAGGGCTGGAGCAAAGGTGGCTTCAGGGTGTCAGGAGCACTGGAAGTCGCTCTTGTGCAAG cccctctgccaccaTGGTGGGTCTGAAGCCCCCCGAGGTGCCCCCGACGATCACCATGAAGTTCATCAGCGCGGGGATGGCCGGCTGCATCGCTGACCTGTGCACCTTTCCCCTGGACACCGCCAAAGTGCGGCTGCAG ATCCAGGGCGAGGTGAGGATCCCCCGGACCATCAGCTCCGTGGAGTACCGGGGTGTTCTGGGGACGCTGAGCACCATGGTGAGGACAGAGGGAGCTCGCAGCCTCTACCGAGGGCTGGCGGCCGGGCTGCAGCGCCAGATGGGCTTCTCCTCCATCAGCATCGGGCTCTACGACCCTGTGAAGCAGCTCTACACCCCCAAGGGTGCTGAGA ACACAGGCGTGGGCACACGGATCCTGGCTGGCTGCACCACGGGGGCTGTGGCCGTGGCCTGTGCGCAGCCCACCGACGTGGTCAAGGTGCGGTTCCAGGCCAGCGCGGCCCTGTCGGACAGCGCGCCCCGctacagcagcactgtggaCGCCTACCGCACCATCGCCAGGGAGGAGGGGATCCGCGGGCTCTGGAGAG GAACGCTGCCCAACATCGCCCGCAACGTCATCATCAACTGCGGGGAGCTCGTCACCTACGACATCATCAAGGACGCGCTGCTGCGggcacagctcatggcag ACAACGTCCCGTGCCACTTCGTGGCCGCCTTTGGCGCCGGGTTCTGTGCCACAGTGGTGGCATCGCCGGTGGACGTGGTGAAGACGCGGTACATGAACTCCAGCCCCGGGCAGTACAGCAACGTCCTGAGCtgcctcctggccctgctcacgCAGGATGGCCCCGCCGGCCTCTACAAGGG atcctgctggagctggtga